The Thermoleophilaceae bacterium genome includes the window ATTCGGTAACGCTCCCACGCCCGTGCGGCAGGGGCCCCATCGGCGACACTCCTGTCAAGGCCGACCGCAAGGTGGGTCACCGACCGCGGTTGAAAGTTGGCCCCCTTTGGCGGACGCGCCGGCCGATCGACGGGCGCGGACGTCCAATTCCCGTCCCGGCTACGGGCAGGCCGTGCGAGTTGGCGGTCTTTGAGGCGGTAACTGTCGTCTATGCGCAAGAGGATCTCGGCGTGGAGGACGAGCCGGTCGATCATCGCGGTCGCGGTCACGTCGTCGAAGATCTTGCCCCAGGCGGTGAAGTGGCGAGGACGAGCTGGTAGCGGCAAGACGAGCATCAGGATCGGGCTCCCGCCTACCGAATCGTTGCGTCGGGTCAACACCGGGTCAACAGCACGTCCGAAAACAGCCGCGAAGGCGCACCCTGCAAGGATCGCCAAACCCGCATTGCAGAGCCAATAAGCCGAACAGCCGCAAGCCGCCAGAACCCCGGCGAGGGGCTCATAACCCGAAGGTCGCGGGTTCGAATCCCGCCCCCGCTACTACCGAAGCCTCGGAAACGAGGACTCCCGAAAGTCCCCAGAGGACCTGAAATCGAGTCCCACGCCCGGGGCTTCGGCTTGTCCGGGGGCGCCCGCCGTCCAGGTGTCTCCACCTAAGCAGCAAATACGTGCGCCTGGGACGACACCCGGGCCGCGGGGCAGGGGTGCCTCCCCTATCCGACCGCGCTGGTAGGATTTAACGCCGATGAACTTCTCGGCGAAGACGGAGTACGGCGTGCGGCTCATGGTCGAGCTCGGACGCCAGTACGGCGGCTCTCCCACGTCGCTCAAGGCGATCTCGGAGGCCGAGGGGCTGCCGCTGTCATACCTGGAGCATGTGGTTGCCGACCTCAAACGGGCCGGCCTCGTTGAGGCCACCAGAGGCGCGCGTGGCGGCTACCGGCTCGAGCGTCCTCCGACGCAGATCGGAATGGACGAGGTGGTGACGGCGCTCGAGGGGACTCTTGCTCCGATGGATTGCTTCGTGACGTTGCCCACCCAGCGCGTGAACTGCTCTCACGAGACCGATCGCGGTCACGCGTGTGCCACCAAGCTGCTCTGGACCCGTGTCCAGGGCGGCGTGGTCCGCGCGCTCAAGGGCACGACGCTGGCGGAGCTCGTGGAGTTCTCCGAGTCGCACGCCCCGGTGGCGGCCGCCTAGCCACCCGACACACAACTGGAGACGAATGCCTGACCTTGAAATCAAGAACCTGCACGTAAGCGCCGGCGACAAGGAGATCCTCCGCGGTGTCGATCTTGCCGTGAGCAAGGGCGAGATCCACGCGATGATGGGTCCCAACGGCTCGGGCAAGTCCACCCTCGCGAACGTGATCATGGGCCACCCCGGCCTCGAGGTCACCGAGGGCGAGATCCTCTACAAGGGCGAGGACATCACCGAGGCCGAGCCCGACGAGCGCGCCCGCATGGGCGTGTTCATGGCGTTCCAGTACCCGGTGTCGGTGCCGGGCGTGACGGTCACGAAGTACCTGCGCACGGTGATCAACGCGCATCGCGAGGAGCGCGGCGAGCCGCAGATCCCGCTGAAGGAGTTTCGCACGACGGTCGAGGAGGCGATGGACCTGATGCAGGTCCCCCACGACTTCTCGCGCCGCTACCTCAACGAGGGCTTCTCGGGCGGCGAGAAGAAGCGCATGGAGATGCTTCAGCTCGCTCTGCAGCGCCCGGAGATCGCGATCCTCGACGAGACCGACTCGGGGCTCGACATCGACGCTCTGCGGATCGTCGCGAATGGCGTGAACACGTTCGCCGGTCCGGACCTCGGCGTGCTGATCATCACCCACTACCAGCGCATCCTCCATCTGATCAAGCCCACCTCCGTGCACGTGATGTGGAACGGCCGCATCGTCAAGGAGGGTGGCCCCGAGCTCGTCGCGGAGCTCGAGGAGAAGGGCTACGGCTGGATCAAGGAGGAGGTCGAGGCGGCCGCCTGATGGCTGTGCTCACCCCCACAGCGCTCGACTTCCCGATCTTCCGGCAGGAGTTCGGGGAGGGGCCGCTCGTCTACCTCGACAGCGCGGCCACCTCGCAGAAGCCGGAGGCGGTGCTCGAGGCGATGGACCGCGCGTACCGCACCCGTCACGCGAGCGTGCATCGCGGCGTCTATCCGCTTGGCGCCCAGTCCACCGAGGACTTCGAGGGTGCGCGCCAGAAGATCGCGGATTGGATCGGCGCGACAGCCGCTGAGACGCTCTTTGCGTCGAACGCCACGGCTGCGATCAACCTGGTGGCGCGCAGCTACATCCAGCCGGGCGACCGGGTGCTCCTCACCGAGATGGAGCACCACTCGAACATCGTGCCCTGGCA containing:
- a CDS encoding ATP-binding protein; the protein is MLVLPLPARPRHFTAWGKIFDDVTATAMIDRLVLHAEILLRIDDSYRLKDRQLARPARSRDGNWTSAPVDRPARPPKGANFQPRSVTHLAVGLDRSVADGAPAARAWERYR
- the sufC gene encoding Fe-S cluster assembly ATPase SufC, with translation MPDLEIKNLHVSAGDKEILRGVDLAVSKGEIHAMMGPNGSGKSTLANVIMGHPGLEVTEGEILYKGEDITEAEPDERARMGVFMAFQYPVSVPGVTVTKYLRTVINAHREERGEPQIPLKEFRTTVEEAMDLMQVPHDFSRRYLNEGFSGGEKKRMEMLQLALQRPEIAILDETDSGLDIDALRIVANGVNTFAGPDLGVLIITHYQRILHLIKPTSVHVMWNGRIVKEGGPELVAELEEKGYGWIKEEVEAAA
- a CDS encoding Rrf2 family transcriptional regulator, which translates into the protein MNFSAKTEYGVRLMVELGRQYGGSPTSLKAISEAEGLPLSYLEHVVADLKRAGLVEATRGARGGYRLERPPTQIGMDEVVTALEGTLAPMDCFVTLPTQRVNCSHETDRGHACATKLLWTRVQGGVVRALKGTTLAELVEFSESHAPVAAA